The genomic stretch CGGCTGGACGGCGACCTGTACGGCATCGAGGTCGAGCACGTCCAGGAGGTGCTGCGCAGCCAGCAGCTCACCCGCGTTCCGCTCGCGCCGAGCGCGGTGGCCGGGCTGATCAACCTGCGGGGCCAGGTGGTCACCGCGATCGAGCTGCGCGAGCGGCTCGGCCGCCCGGCTCGTCCCGAGGGCACCGACGCCGTCGTCATCGTCGTCCGCCTGGACGGCGAAGCGGTCAGCCTGCTGGTCGACTCCATCGCCGACGTCGTCGACGTCGATGCCAGTGACTTCGAGGCGCCCCCGGACACGCTGGAGGGGCAGGCGCGCGACCTGATCCGCGGCGCCTACAAGCTCGACGGGCAGCTGTTGCTGGCGCTCGACGTGGAGAAGGCGGTCAGCGCCTGAGGCGCTCACGCAACGTGAGTTCTCAGTAACACACAGGACTCCACCACGCGGCCGTCATCCTTTCGCGCTCCCGCGAAGGGGTGACGGCCGCGCTGCCGTGTGGTGGCGTTCGTGGGGCCGCGGCGTCAGCATGGTCCGACGACGTCCGCGATCGCCGGTTGGAGGCGCTGCCATGCCCTACTCGCTGGTCAGTGCCGCGACGCTCGGATTCGACCTGGTGCGGCTGCCCGCCGGCCGCGCGGTCGCCGAGGTCCTCCTCGCCGGGCTGGGCGCCGACGCTCCCGCGCTCACCGCCCTTGCCGCCGCCCATCCCGGCCGCGGCCTCGACGGCGCGCAGCGCGGCGTCCTCGCCGTGCGCTCGCGGCGGGCCCGCGAGCTCGCCGTGACGGTGCCGCACGTCCGCGGGGTCGCGGCGGCCGCCGGCGACCGGGCCGCCGTCCTCGTCGACCAGCTCGAGCGCGGCACCATCGGTGACGCGCCCACCCTGGAGCGCCTGCTCCGGGACGATGTCCTCGGCCGCGAGCACCCGGCCGTGGTGTTCGTGGACGCCGACGCGCTGGCCGAGGCCGCCGAGGTCCTCGCCGACGCCGCCCTGGGTCACTGGGCCGCCGGCGTGCTCCCTCCCCTGGTGCGCCGCGAGCTGACCGGCCCGTTCGACCGCGTGCTCGACCGTGGTCTCCTCGCCCCGCTCCCCGTGGGCGCCGACCTCGGGGCCGCCGGCGACGACGTGGCCGCGCTGCTGGACCGTGTCCGCGCCCTGGACGAGCCCGGCCGCGCCGAGTGGCGCCTGGCCGTGGACGAGGGCCGCGCCGACCACCGCTCGTGGGCGGCGGCCATGCACGAGGCCTCGTGGGCCGCGCACGTCTCCGGCCGCACCCGAGCGCTGGCGACGGCCCAGCTGCACGCCGTCCAGGCCTTCCTGGACGGCGGCTTCGGCGTGCACGACGGCGCCTCGGGCGTCTGGAACGCCCTCGCCGGCTGCGTCCAGGGAACGGCGATGGCCGACCTGGTGGACGAGGGGTCGCTCGCGGTGCTGCTCGCCCCGCTCGGCCGCCTGTCCGGCTGACCTCGGGTCGCCGCTCCGTCCCGCTGTGCGCGTATCCACCTCATCGGCGCCGGATGCGGTGGAAACGCGCACAGTCATGAGCGGGGTGGCCGGCTGAACTGCACGGTCGGCCGCTCACGGGCAATTGTCGACAAATGGGCGAGACGCTTTCACGATTGCGCAAGAATCGGTCGCCGGCCTATTTAGTAACGGTTCGGTCGGGCCTGTTCCATTTTGCACGACGGATGCCGACAGTTCCCCCGTCGCACTTTTCCGCGCCGGGCATCTCCGCCTGCCGCGGCATCGGCGCCGGTGATCCGCTCAAGCAGCGGAGGCCGGTGCCGATACATGAAGGACAGCCTGCCGGGCTGGACTCGGCAGACAAGCAGGAGGACACGCGTGGACCCGATCCGGGTGATGGTGGTCGACGATTCCGTCGTCGTCCGCAAGATCGTCACCGACGTGCTCTCCGCCGACCCCGACATCGAGGTCGTGGGTACTGCCGTGAACGGCAAGCTCGCCGTCGGGAAGCTCGAGCAGCTCCAGCCCGACCTGGTCACGATGGACATCGAGATGCCGGAGATGAACGGCATCGAGGCCGTTCGCGCGATCCGCGCCGCCACGGGGGTCAGCGCAGCCGCGTCCCGATCATCATGTTCAGCACGCTGACCGAGCGCGGTGCCTCGGCCACCCTCGACGCGCTCTCGTCCGGCGCCAACGACTACGTCACCAAGCCGGCCAACGTCGGCAGCGTCGGCCAGTCGATGGAGAGCGTGCGCGAGCAGCTGATCCCGAAGATCAAGGCCCTGCTGGGTCGCCCGGTCGCCCCGGTCCGCCCGGCCGACGCGCCGGTCCCGCCGCCCCGTCCGGCCGCTCCGCGCACGGGCCCGGGCAAGAAGCCCGCCGTCCTGGTCATCGGCTCCTCCACCGGCGGTCCCGAGTCCCTGGCCAAGGTGCTGCCCCAGCTGCCGACGTCCCTGCCGGTGCCGGTGCTGCTCGTCCAGCACATGCCGCCGGTCTTCACCCGGCAGTTCGCCCAGCGCCTGGACCGGCTCAGTGCGCTCCGCGTCGTGGAGGCCGCCGACGGCAGCCCGCTGCTGCCCGGCACCGTGCACCTGGCCCCCGGTGACCACCACCTCGTCGTCCGGAAGAGCAGTCGCGGGCTGCACACCGGGCTCACCCAGGGGCCGCCGGAGAACTTCTGCCGCCCCGCCGTCGACCCGCTGTTCCGGTCGGCCGTGGCCGCCTACGACGGCGCCGTGCTGGGCGTCGTCCTCACCGGCATGGGCGCCGACGGCCGCAACGGTGCGGGCGAGATCCGCGCCGCCGGTGGCACCGTCGTCGTCCAGGACCAGGCGACGTCCGTCGTCTGGGGCATGCCCGGCGCCATCACCCAGGCCGGCTACGCCGACGAGGTGCTGCCCCTGGACCGCATCCCCGAAGCCATCAACCGCCACCTGACGGGCGTCCTGACCGGAACCGTCGTCGCCGGAGGAGCCCGATGACCCTGACCACGACCAGCTTCGACTGGGTCCGCGAGCTGGTCCACAAGGAGAGCGCGATCGTCCTGCAGCCGGGCAAGGAGTACCTCGTCGAGGCGCGCCTGCTGCCCATCGCGCGTCAGCTGGGGCTGCCCGACGTGAGCGAGTTCGTCGAGTCGGTGCGCACGAGGCCCGACCCGGACAAGAACCGACGCATCGTCGAGGCCCTCACCACCAACGAGACCTCCTGGTTCCGGGACGGCGACCCGTTCACCGCGCTGACGGGCACGGTCCTGCCCGACCTGCTCGCCAAGCGAGGCCCCAACGACCGGCTGCAGATCTGGTCCGCGGCCAGCTCCAGCGGGCAGGAGCCGTACACGATCGCGATGCTCCTCGAGGACGCGCTGCCCAACGCGTCGTCCCGGGTCTCGATCACCGCGACCGACCTCTCCCGCGAGATGGTCGAGCGCACTCGGGCCGGCCGTTTCAGCCAGCTCGAGGTCAACCGCGGGCTCCCCGCGGCCATGCTCGTGCGGCACTTCACCCGCGCGGGCACCGAGTGGGAGGTCAACGCCCCGCTGCGGCGGATGGTGGCGGCGTCCCAGTGCAACCTGGCGGCACCGTTGCCGCGGATGGGGCCGTTCGACGTGGTGTACCTGCGCAACGTCCTCATCTACTTCGACCTGCCCACCAAGCAGGTGATCCTCCGGCGGGTGCGCGAACTCATGCGACCCGACGGCTGGCTGTTCCTCGGCGCGGCAGAGACGACGCTCGGGGTGGACGACTCCTGGGAGCGGGTCGTCGTCGGCCGCAGCTCCGCCTACCGCCCGCTGAAGGGGGCCTGAAGTGCGTGCTCTGGTGATCGACGACTCGCGCGCCATGCGCCGGATCGTCTCCGGAACCCTCGAGAACGTTGGATTCGAGGTGCAGCAGGCCGGTGACGGCCGCGAGGGTCTCGACGTCCTCGCCGGCGGCTGGGTACCCGACCTGGCCACCGTCGACTGGAACATGCCCGTGATGGACGGGCTGCAGTTCGTCTCCGCGGTCCGCGCCAACCCGGCGTACCGCGCGATGACGATCATGATGGTGACCTCGGAGAGCGAGCACACGCAGATCGTGCGCGCTCTGGCCGCGGGCGCCCACGAGTACGTGATCAAGCCGTTCACCGCCGACGCGCTGCGGGACAAGCTCGCGCTGCTCGGCCTGCTCCCGCAGGAGGTTGCGCTGTGACCGCCTTCCCCGACACCGGCGAACGCCGCCGCGCCGGCGAGCACCGCCCGGTCATCACCGAGCTGATCGACGAGCCGACCATCCAGTCGATCGCCGAGGACGCGTGGGTCTCGCTGGTCGGCGAGGACGAGTACCTCGTCCCGGTCCCCGGCGAGCTGCCGGGGGACGTGGTCTCCAGCTGGGTGGACGTCGTCGGTCCGTGGACCGGCAGCGTCGTCCTGACGACCGGTCACGAGACCGCAGCGAACCTCACCCGTGCCCTGCTCGGCGAGCATGCTCCCGAGGCCCTGGAGCACGAGGACGTCGCCGACGCGTTCGGCGAGATCGCCAACGTGGTCGGCGGCAACGTCAAGGCGGCCCTGCCCGGTCCGTCCGGACTCAGCCTGCCCGACGTCGGCGAGGCCCCCGCGGTGCGCAACCCCGAGGACGTCGTCCGCGTCGACGTCCTGTGGCGGGGCGAGCCGCTCACCATCTCCGTGCAGGGCGCGTTGCCGCCGCTGCCCGGTGCCCATCAGTAACTCCGCATCACGAAAGGTAGGTGTCCCTGTGAAGATCCTCGTCGCTGACGACAGCCGCGTGATGCGGCAGATCGTCATCCGCACCCTGCGGCAGGCCGGTTACGACGACCACGACATCGTGGAGGCCGAGGACGGCGCCGACGCGCTGGCCAAGGTGTCGTCGGAGCAGCCGGACCTCGTCCTGTCCGACTGGAACATGCCGAACATGACCGGCATCGAGTGCCTGCAGGCGCTGCGCGCCTCCGGCTCGGTCGTCCCGTTCGGGTTCGTGACCTCGGAGGGCTCGGCGGACATGCGGGCGAAGGCGGCCGACGCCGGCGCCCTCTTCCTCATCGCCAAGCCGTTCACCGAGGACACGTTCAAGGAGCACCTGGACGGGGTGATCGCATGACGACCGGAACGGTGCAGCTGCCCGCCGCCAAGGACGTCCGCGACATGCTCACCGGGCTGGTCGGCAAGCCGGTCGGCGTGAACCCCGGTGCGCCGGTCACCCCCACGCCCGACGACCCGGTGGCGGTCGCCGTCTACGTCGACCCGTACATGGCGATCAACGCCCTCTGCGTGCTGGACCTGGGGGCGGCGGCCTACACCGGCGCGGCCCTGGCCCTGCTCCCGCCCGGGGGTGCGCAGGACGCCGTCGAGGAGGACCGCGAGCTCAGCGGCCTGATGGTGGAGGCGCTGCACGAGGTCGTGAACGTGCTGTCGGCACTGTTCAACGTCCCGGGCGCCCCGCACTCGAAGCTGCACAAGCTCTACGCGCCGGGCGAGGACCTGCCGGGCGACATCGAGGGCATGCTCGCCAACTTCAACCGCCTCGACCTCGCGATCGAGGTGCCGGGCTACGGCAAGGGCGCGCTGTCGCTCGTGCTCTGACACTGTCGTCCTCCGGACGACACCGCGGCCAGGAGCCGTACCCCTGCCCGCTGAGCCCACCGTCGCTCCTCGCGGAGACCCTCCGGGCCTCCACTCGTCACGACCCCCGTTGCCTCTGGGCAGCGGGGGTCGCGGCGTTCTCAGGCGAGGGCGGGCTGGCGGTCGTTGACCACGGAGGGCAGGCACGCCCACACGTGCTTCGCGCCGCCGTCGACGTACCAGCCGTGCGCCACGGACAGCCGCGCCACGAGGTGCAGGCCCAGTCCACCCTTCGCGGGGTCCCGGTCGACGGCGGGCGCGGGCATGGTGTGCGGGTCCCGGTCGCTCACGTCCAGCAGCCAGCCGCCGCTGCCGGCGATGACGGTGGCCACCACCGGTGACTCCCCGTGCCGCAGCGCGTTGGAGGCGAGCTCGTCGAAGGCGAGCACCAGGCGCTCACCGGCGTTGTCCTCCTCGTCGGGCGGAAAACCCACCCCGTCGAGATGTGTCCGGAGGACGGCGCGGGCAGCCGGCAGCTCGGACAGGCTCGCGAGGTCCCAGCGCCAGATCTCCCCTCGGCCGTCCGGCAACGGCCGCAGCGGCCATGCCAGGTGCCCCATGCCTTCTCCCCCGGTTCCAGAGTCCACGTCGCACGCTGGTTTCCCAGGGATGCGGGCTGTCAACCGTGAGTCCGGCCGCTTCCTGCCCCTACCGGGTCAGCAGCCGGACGGCGACCAGGGCGACGTCGTCCTGGGGGGTGGTCGGCAACATCGCCGTGAGCACCACGTCGCACAGCTCGTCCAGCGGGCGGGACGCCAGCGCGGGCAGCTGACCGGTCAAGCGGGCGATGCCGTCGTCGTAGGTGCTGTCCCGCCGCTCGACCAGGCCGTCGGTGAACAGCAGGACGGTCGAGCCCGGCAGCAGCGGGAAGACCGACTCGGCGCGCTCGGCCGCAGGGTCCACGCCCAGCATCAGGTCGCCGACCGGTCCGCCGAGCACGGCGACCGTGCCGTCCGGCTCGACCACCACCGGGGGCGGGTGGCGGCGTTGGCCCAGCGAAGCCGGTCCCAGGCACCGCCCGGCCCCACCGCGCCGGAAGCGCGCTCCAGCCGGGCGACCGCGGCGGTGGCCATCGTGTCGGTGTGCATCTGCGCGATCGCCTCGTCCAGCCCCCGCAGGACGTCAGCCGGCCCGGCCCCGCTGTGGTGGGCGATGCCGCGCAGCAGCCCCCGCAGCTGGCCCATGGCCGCGGCCGCGGCGGTGTCGTGCCCGACGACGTCGCCGATGACGACCACCGGATCGCCGTCGCGCTGCAGGAATGCGTCGTACCAGTCCCCGCCGACCCTGGCGGCCTCCGCGGCGGGCACGTACCGGGCGACGACCGCGGTCCCGGCGATGGCCGGCGGCTCGGTCAGCAGGCTGCGCTGGAGCGCCTCGGCGAGCTGGGCCTGCTGGCTCTGCACGTGGACCCGGGTGATCGCCCGCGCCGCCTCGGCGGCGACCTGCCGGGCGGTGTCGATGTCCTCCTCGGTCACCGCGCGTCCCCGGTCCAGGTACAGCGTGAGCACGCCGACGGTCCGCTCCTCGTCGGTGAGGGGCAGGACGACCGCGGACTCGGGGTCGAGGGCCTCGAGCAGGTCGCGTGCCGGGCCGGCGGGCATGAGGTCGAGGACCGCCGCAACGGACTCGGTCACCGCGGTGCCGGCGTAGAGGGCCTGCGCGACGGGGGAGGAGGCCGGCAGCGAGTCCAGCCGGATCTGCGCGTAGCGCTCCATCAGCGGCCGGCGCGCCGGATCGACGTGCCAGGAACCGATGTCGCGCGCCCGCCCCTCACGGTCGACGACCGTCACGATGCAGCCGTCCGTCAGGACGGGGACCACCAACTGGGCCAGGCGTCCCAGCGCGGCTCCGGCGTCGCGCTGCCCGAAGAGCTCGGCGCTCAGCCGAGCCAGGAGCGCGGTTCGGGCCACCGCCCGGCGGGCGGCCTGCTCGGCGGTCCGACGGTCGGTGACGTCGAGGGCGTACACGGCCAGGCCGTCCGGTCCGGGCCACGCACGGACCTCGAGCCAGCCCCCGCTCCCGTCGGGGGCGGCCGCCTCGAACGTGAGTGGATGCCCGGTCGCCACCGCCGATCGGAACGAGGCCTCGAAGGGGCTGTCGGACAACTGAGGGACCGCGCTCCAGACCAGCCGCCCCAGCAGCTCGTCGCGGTCCCTGCCGATGAGCCGCTCGGCCTCGACGTTGACGTAGCCGATGCACCAGTCCCGGTCGAGGAAGCAGAAGGCGGCCGGCATGGTCTCGAGGAAGCGATCGGTGACGGGTCCTGGGCGGTGTCCCGAACCTGCGGCCAGGAGTTCCGGGCCGGGCGCGGCGGCGCCGTCCTGCATGCGGTGCCTCCACGTCCGGCCGCCGTTGCCGCGGGCCCGCTCGGGAATGTGGCCCCGCCCCTGGAGCCGCTCACGGGGATTGTCGCGATGCCGCCGACGGCTGCCAAGCAGACGCTGAGCGCCGCGATCGACACGCCGTCCCCCGCGGACGATCGAGGCACGACCCCGGAGGCCGAGACCCTGGTCCGCGACGTCGCCGTCGAGCGGCGCACCGCTCAGTCGGGGTGGCGCAGCAGGTACCGGCCGAAGTGCGGCACCGTGAAGGCGATCTGGCCGCGCTCGGCGGAGTAGACGAGGCCCTTCTTGATGAGCGAGTCGCGGGCAGGGGAGAGGGACGCGGGCTTGCGGCCGAGCGAGACGGCGACCTCCGAGGTGGCCACCGCCGCGCCGTTGGGGCCGCCGAGCTCGGCCATGGCGTGCATGTACTCGCGCTCCGCGGGGGTGGCGCGGTCGTAGCGGGAGCCGAAGAAGCCGACCGCGAGCTCGGCCTCGGCGACGGGGGCGGCCATCGCCACGTCGTCCGCGGTGATGGGGGAGGCGGCGGCGAGATCCCAGGTGACCTTGCCGTAGGCCTGCACGAAGTAGGGATAGCCGTCGGCGGCCTCGTACAGCGCGTCCAGCGCCTCCGGTTCGAAGCTCACGCCCTCCCGCTCAGCGGGTGCGATGAGCGCCCGGTCGGCGGCCTCGCGCTCCAGCCGGTCGATGCGCAGGTAGCGGAAGAGCCGCTCGGAGTAGCTCTTCGAGGCCGACAGGACCGCGGGCAGGTGCGGCAGGCCGGCGCCGACGACGATCAACGGCGCGCCCTGCTGGGAGAGCTCGTGGCAGGCGGCGCAGATCGCCGAGACGTCGTCGGGCTGGACGTCCTGCATCTCGTCGATGAACAGGGCGATGCCGCTGCCGATGTCGGCGGCGACGCCGGCGGCGTCGCTGAGCAGCTCGACCAGGTCGATCTCCATGTCGCCGGAGTCGGCCCGGCCGGTGGCCGCGGGGACGTCGATGCCCGGCTGCCAGCGGTCGCGCACCCTGGCATCCGTGGCCTGCACCCGTTGGGCGAAGGCCTTCACCACGCCGAGGACCTCGTCCATCGACTCCTGGTCGCCGTGTCGCGGGCCGAGTTCGCGCAGCGCCATGTGCAGTGCCGACGACACCGGCCGCCGCAGCGACTGCTCGGGTCGCGCCTCGATCTTGCCGGTCCCCCATCCGCGCGAGATGGCCGCGGAGCGGAGCTGGTTCAGGAGGACGGTCTTGCCGACGCCGCGCAGGCCGGTGAGTACCAGCGACCGCTCCGGCCGGCCGTGCGCGATCCGCTCGAGGACGACGTCGAACGCGGACAGCTCGGAGTCACGCCCGGCCAGCTCGGGCGGGCGCTGGCCGGCTCCGGGCGCGTACGGGTTCCGCACGGGGTCCATGTCGAGCACCGTATGGCGTCGTCTAGATCCTGGCGTAGAGATCGGTAGAACGCGCTAGCGCGTGTCGTGAGTGACTAGAGGAACGGTTGGGGCCGGCCGGCGACCCAGTCCCGCACCGCCGCCTCCTGGCGCTGCAGCCGGCGCCCGCCGAACGGCGTCTCGGTCACGTCGAGCCGCACCATCGACCCGTCG from Blastococcus sp. PRF04-17 encodes the following:
- a CDS encoding CheR family methyltransferase, which produces MTLTTTSFDWVRELVHKESAIVLQPGKEYLVEARLLPIARQLGLPDVSEFVESVRTRPDPDKNRRIVEALTTNETSWFRDGDPFTALTGTVLPDLLAKRGPNDRLQIWSAASSSGQEPYTIAMLLEDALPNASSRVSITATDLSREMVERTRAGRFSQLEVNRGLPAAMLVRHFTRAGTEWEVNAPLRRMVAASQCNLAAPLPRMGPFDVVYLRNVLIYFDLPTKQVILRRVRELMRPDGWLFLGAAETTLGVDDSWERVVVGRSSAYRPLKGA
- a CDS encoding response regulator; the encoded protein is MKILVADDSRVMRQIVIRTLRQAGYDDHDIVEAEDGADALAKVSSEQPDLVLSDWNMPNMTGIECLQALRASGSVVPFGFVTSEGSADMRAKAADAGALFLIAKPFTEDTFKEHLDGVIA
- a CDS encoding ATP-binding protein: MGHLAWPLRPLPDGRGEIWRWDLASLSELPAARAVLRTHLDGVGFPPDEEDNAGERLVLAFDELASNALRHGESPVVATVIAGSGGWLLDVSDRDPHTMPAPAVDRDPAKGGLGLHLVARLSVAHGWYVDGGAKHVWACLPSVVNDRQPALA
- a CDS encoding chemotaxis protein CheX — translated: MTAFPDTGERRRAGEHRPVITELIDEPTIQSIAEDAWVSLVGEDEYLVPVPGELPGDVVSSWVDVVGPWTGSVVLTTGHETAANLTRALLGEHAPEALEHEDVADAFGEIANVVGGNVKAALPGPSGLSLPDVGEAPAVRNPEDVVRVDVLWRGEPLTISVQGALPPLPGAHQ
- a CDS encoding chemotaxis protein CheW; translated protein: MTASIDTKPRAASGQLATFRLDGDLYGIEVEHVQEVLRSQQLTRVPLAPSAVAGLINLRGQVVTAIELRERLGRPARPEGTDAVVIVVRLDGEAVSLLVDSIADVVDVDASDFEAPPDTLEGQARDLIRGAYKLDGQLLLALDVEKAVSA
- a CDS encoding ATP-binding protein, translating into MDPVRNPYAPGAGQRPPELAGRDSELSAFDVVLERIAHGRPERSLVLTGLRGVGKTVLLNQLRSAAISRGWGTGKIEARPEQSLRRPVSSALHMALRELGPRHGDQESMDEVLGVVKAFAQRVQATDARVRDRWQPGIDVPAATGRADSGDMEIDLVELLSDAAGVAADIGSGIALFIDEMQDVQPDDVSAICAACHELSQQGAPLIVVGAGLPHLPAVLSASKSYSERLFRYLRIDRLEREAADRALIAPAEREGVSFEPEALDALYEAADGYPYFVQAYGKVTWDLAAASPITADDVAMAAPVAEAELAVGFFGSRYDRATPAEREYMHAMAELGGPNGAAVATSEVAVSLGRKPASLSPARDSLIKKGLVYSAERGQIAFTVPHFGRYLLRHPD
- the cheB gene encoding chemotaxis-specific protein-glutamate methyltransferase CheB, with translation MFSTLTERGASATLDALSSGANDYVTKPANVGSVGQSMESVREQLIPKIKALLGRPVAPVRPADAPVPPPRPAAPRTGPGKKPAVLVIGSSTGGPESLAKVLPQLPTSLPVPVLLVQHMPPVFTRQFAQRLDRLSALRVVEAADGSPLLPGTVHLAPGDHHLVVRKSSRGLHTGLTQGPPENFCRPAVDPLFRSAVAAYDGAVLGVVLTGMGADGRNGAGEIRAAGGTVVVQDQATSVVWGMPGAITQAGYADEVLPLDRIPEAINRHLTGVLTGTVVAGGAR
- a CDS encoding SpoIIE family protein phosphatase — encoded protein: MQDGAAAPGPELLAAGSGHRPGPVTDRFLETMPAAFCFLDRDWCIGYVNVEAERLIGRDRDELLGRLVWSAVPQLSDSPFEASFRSAVATGHPLTFEAAAPDGSGGWLEVRAWPGPDGLAVYALDVTDRRTAEQAARRAVARTALLARLSAELFGQRDAGAALGRLAQLVVPVLTDGCIVTVVDREGRARDIGSWHVDPARRPLMERYAQIRLDSLPASSPVAQALYAGTAVTESVAAVLDLMPAGPARDLLEALDPESAVVLPLTDEERTVGVLTLYLDRGRAVTEEDIDTARQVAAEAARAITRVHVQSQQAQLAEALQRSLLTEPPAIAGTAVVARYVPAAEAARVGGDWYDAFLQRDGDPVVVIGDVVGHDTAAAAAMGQLRGLLRGIAHHSGAGPADVLRGLDEAIAQMHTDTMATAAVARLERASGAVGPGGAWDRLRWANAATRPRWWSSRTARSPCSADRSAT
- a CDS encoding response regulator; the encoded protein is MDPIRVMVVDDSVVVRKIVTDVLSADPDIEVVGTAVNGKLAVGKLEQLQPDLVTMDIEMPEMNGIEAVRAIRAATGVSAAASRSSCSAR
- a CDS encoding response regulator, yielding MIDDSRAMRRIVSGTLENVGFEVQQAGDGREGLDVLAGGWVPDLATVDWNMPVMDGLQFVSAVRANPAYRAMTIMMVTSESEHTQIVRALAAGAHEYVIKPFTADALRDKLALLGLLPQEVAL
- a CDS encoding SpoIIE family protein phosphatase, with protein sequence MVVEPDGTVAVLGGPVGDLMLGVDPAAERAESVFPLLPGSTVLLFTDGLVERRDSTYDDGIARLTGQLPALASRPLDELCDVVLTAMLPTTPQDDVALVAVRLLTR